Proteins encoded within one genomic window of Prochlorococcus marinus str. MIT 9515:
- the mnmH gene encoding tRNA 2-selenouridine(34) synthase MnmH, with product MYSKREELEKFRKRNGPLIDVRSPGEYYKGNMPNSINIPLFDNEERSIVGTIYKKHGREKAVIQGLEFIAEKIETIVNKLFETINDYNSKNYISKLEEPTLKIYCARGGMRSQSISWLLEKYNQRSVILENGYKRYRKWILESFNQEWKIIVIGGKTGTGKTKLLKLLDKNNYQIIDLEGLACHRGSTFGGLGMREQPSNEQFENKIAEELKGFKKNNKIFVEAESSNIGKCKIPHEFFNQMKTAERIEIKKSESNRLEELIQTYSIFQEKDLIEAVLRIKKRLGPQRTKNAIESIKIKDWKSVCKSVLEYYDKCYEYEKTGKNNIKVIDMTDIFDDQKTLRLIKEFMKF from the coding sequence ATGTACTCCAAAAGAGAAGAACTAGAGAAATTTAGGAAGCGTAACGGACCACTTATCGATGTTAGAAGTCCCGGAGAATATTATAAAGGAAATATGCCAAATTCTATAAATATTCCGTTATTTGATAATGAAGAGAGATCAATAGTAGGAACTATATATAAAAAGCATGGAAGAGAAAAAGCAGTAATTCAAGGTTTGGAATTTATAGCTGAGAAAATAGAAACTATTGTGAATAAATTATTTGAGACTATTAATGATTATAATTCTAAAAATTATATTTCAAAATTAGAAGAGCCTACTTTAAAAATTTACTGTGCTAGAGGTGGAATGAGGTCTCAAAGTATATCTTGGCTTTTAGAAAAATACAATCAGAGAAGCGTTATATTGGAAAATGGTTATAAAAGATATAGAAAATGGATTTTAGAAAGCTTTAATCAAGAGTGGAAAATAATTGTTATTGGAGGTAAAACCGGTACAGGGAAAACTAAATTATTAAAATTACTTGATAAAAACAATTATCAAATAATTGATTTAGAAGGGTTAGCTTGCCATAGGGGAAGTACTTTTGGAGGCCTAGGAATGAGAGAACAACCTTCAAATGAACAATTTGAAAATAAAATAGCAGAGGAGCTAAAAGGATTTAAAAAAAACAATAAAATATTCGTTGAAGCAGAAAGTTCAAATATTGGAAAATGTAAAATCCCTCATGAGTTTTTTAATCAAATGAAAACAGCAGAAAGAATTGAGATCAAAAAAAGTGAATCAAATCGTTTAGAAGAATTAATACAAACATATAGTATCTTCCAAGAAAAAGACCTTATAGAAGCAGTTTTAAGAATAAAAAAAAGACTAGGTCCACAAAGAACAAAAAATGCAATTGAGTCAATAAAAATTAAAGATTGGAAATCAGTTTGCAAATCTGTTTTAGAATATTATGATAAATGCTATGAATATGAAAAAACTGGTAAAAACAATATAAAAGTAATTGACATGACTGATATATTTGACGATCAAAAAACTTTGAGATTAATAAAAGAATTTATGAAATTCTAA
- the psb28 gene encoding photosystem II reaction center protein Psb28, protein MAANNLAKIQFYEGTNEPVVPEIRLTRGNDGTTGQAIFIFEKPQALSSITEGEITGMRMIDSEGEIMTREVKVKFVDGEPMYLEGTYIWKTKSDFDRFMRFANSYAKSNGLGYSEKK, encoded by the coding sequence ATGGCAGCAAATAACTTAGCAAAGATTCAATTTTATGAAGGAACTAATGAACCAGTGGTGCCTGAGATTAGATTAACAAGAGGTAATGATGGAACTACTGGACAAGCTATATTTATATTCGAAAAACCTCAGGCATTATCTTCAATAACTGAGGGAGAAATTACAGGTATGAGAATGATTGATTCTGAGGGAGAAATCATGACAAGAGAAGTTAAAGTTAAATTTGTAGATGGTGAACCAATGTATTTAGAAGGTACATATATTTGGAAAACTAAATCTGATTTTGATAGATTCATGAGATTTGCGAATAGTTATGCCAAATCAAATGGTTTAGGATATTCTGAAAAGAAGTAA
- a CDS encoding AI-2E family transporter yields the protein MSSSFYFKFAVVIISFLIVWTLRDFLLLIICSLVISNVVSNLCNQIQSILKLPRFFSLLIVIFGISFIIFIISILVLPPFVREFNEILIDIPNGLSKINVLINSNLNKFNDLLYGEESENVVDIFSLVNDVVPIPDGATIAKAIQESFVNIINLAGNLGTGLIRIIFVLVVSFMISIEPKAYKEGVLLIVPKVYRNKSRIILDKCNVALTNWTFSIVISSLSVGLLSLIVLSILDVKYVVSNAIIAMTLNIIPNIGPVLSGIFPVSIALLDNFWKPVAVFGAYIIIQNIESYVIMPFILKKKTNLLPGLTLISQFGLTFIFGPLGLVLSLPIAVVTQVLIKEIINEN from the coding sequence TTGAGTAGTTCCTTCTATTTTAAATTTGCAGTAGTAATAATATCCTTTTTAATAGTATGGACATTAAGAGATTTCCTGCTTCTAATAATTTGTTCGTTAGTAATATCGAATGTAGTTAGTAATTTATGTAATCAAATACAATCCATTTTAAAACTACCAAGATTCTTTTCTTTATTAATTGTTATATTCGGAATATCATTCATAATATTTATTATTTCTATTCTTGTCTTACCTCCTTTCGTAAGAGAATTTAATGAGATTTTAATAGACATTCCAAATGGGTTATCAAAAATTAATGTATTAATCAACTCTAACCTTAATAAATTTAACGATTTACTTTATGGTGAAGAATCTGAGAATGTAGTTGACATATTTAGCCTTGTTAACGATGTAGTTCCAATTCCAGATGGAGCTACTATTGCCAAGGCGATTCAAGAAAGTTTTGTAAATATAATTAATTTAGCTGGAAACCTCGGGACTGGGCTGATAAGAATAATCTTTGTTTTAGTTGTAAGTTTTATGATATCAATTGAACCAAAAGCTTATAAAGAAGGAGTGCTCCTTATTGTTCCCAAAGTTTATAGAAATAAATCCAGAATTATATTGGACAAGTGTAATGTTGCATTAACAAATTGGACTTTTTCTATAGTTATAAGTTCATTATCTGTAGGTTTATTATCATTAATTGTTTTATCAATCTTAGATGTTAAATATGTAGTATCAAATGCAATTATTGCTATGACCTTAAACATAATTCCTAACATCGGACCTGTTTTAAGTGGAATATTTCCAGTTTCAATAGCACTTTTAGACAATTTTTGGAAACCAGTAGCTGTTTTTGGTGCCTACATAATCATTCAGAATATAGAAAGTTATGTCATCATGCCTTTTATTTTGAAGAAAAAAACAAATTTACTTCCTGGGTTAACATTAATATCTCAATTTGGACTTACTTTCATCTTTGGACCTTTAGGTTTAGTCTTATCTTTGCCAATTGCGGTTGTAACACAAGTTTTAATCAAAGAGATCATTAATGAAAATTAA
- the secF gene encoding protein translocase subunit SecF, with translation MASFNFNLIKNKNNIFGFSSFLILLSLIGIIYSTFNTSFKKPINLGMDFIGGNELRIERICEKECKNISPDLVIEKLKKFSNNKKLLNNIKLQIQNNNSLISIRTPYLTIEESNYLISNVDEVLGPLNYESKNSRIIGPKLGKKLLINCATSLLVSLFAISLYISIRFDKKYALFALLALFHDLFIVFGIFSWLGVLVSIEVNSLFAVSLLTIAGYSVNDTVVIFDRIRENLKQNPEDFNNTIQISVNESFRRTLFTSITTLIPLLTLMIFGSYSLFWFSVSLSLGILIGSYSSILLAPSFLIKD, from the coding sequence ATGGCTTCATTTAATTTTAACTTAATTAAAAATAAAAATAATATATTTGGATTTTCATCTTTTCTTATATTGTTAAGTTTAATAGGAATTATATATTCAACTTTTAATACTTCATTTAAAAAACCTATTAATCTTGGAATGGATTTTATTGGCGGTAATGAATTAAGAATTGAAAGGATTTGTGAAAAAGAATGTAAAAATATCTCACCAGATTTAGTTATTGAAAAACTTAAAAAATTTTCTAATAATAAAAAACTCTTAAATAATATTAAATTACAAATTCAAAATAATAATAGTTTAATTTCGATTCGGACTCCTTATTTAACAATAGAGGAATCAAATTATTTAATTTCTAATGTTGATGAAGTTTTAGGTCCTTTAAATTATGAAAGTAAAAACTCGAGAATTATAGGTCCAAAACTAGGTAAAAAACTACTTATCAATTGTGCAACCTCCTTATTAGTTTCTTTATTTGCAATATCTTTATATATCTCTATTCGATTTGATAAGAAATATGCATTGTTTGCTTTATTAGCTTTATTCCATGATTTATTTATTGTTTTTGGCATTTTTTCTTGGTTAGGTGTACTTGTCTCAATTGAGGTAAATAGTCTGTTTGCAGTTTCTTTATTAACAATAGCTGGCTATTCTGTTAATGATACGGTTGTCATTTTTGATAGGATTAGGGAAAATTTAAAACAAAACCCAGAGGATTTTAACAACACAATCCAAATTTCTGTTAATGAATCTTTTCGAAGAACACTCTTCACTAGCATTACAACATTAATACCACTACTAACACTTATGATTTTTGGTTCATATTCACTCTTTTGGTTTTCTGTATCCTTGTCACTGGGAATTCTAATTGGGAGTTATTCAAGTATCCTATTAGCACCTTCTTTTCTAATTAAAGATTAA
- the secD gene encoding protein translocase subunit SecD yields the protein MKKRQGWFFFIIFLLTLSIYLLINFPLQLGLDLKGGSQLTLQLVKEDGKVTKEELEAVNAVLDKRVNNLGVAESNLQTLGRDQLILELPGEQNPLSASRILGKTALLEFRTQKENTISELNNLQIQRIKINDLIDQFNIDNKRNVDISLNFYDNLTELEKDINYSSKNQQLFDRLVDTKKFISNEIVNLFNKTDLSGKDLVNAGRRQEQTNNNWEVLLSFSSEGGDKFAEITKSIAGTDQLLSIVLDGESISEASVGSQFINTGITGGSATISGNFSAENARELEVQLKGGSLPLPIEIVETNTIGPLLGSKNILKSLYAAICGLMFVGIFMIFNYRILGFVSVISLIFYGFFNLALYSLIPVTLTLPGIAGLILSIGMAVDANVLIFERIREELLNGNTLIRSIDSGFLRANSSIIDGHITTLVSCLVLFFLGTNFVKGFAATLGIGVVISLFTSLNCSKTILRFLTTYQSLRQKNLYLNRSNPL from the coding sequence ATGAAAAAAAGGCAAGGTTGGTTTTTTTTTATTATTTTCTTACTGACTTTATCTATTTATTTATTAATTAATTTCCCATTACAATTAGGTCTAGATTTAAAAGGAGGTTCTCAACTAACTCTTCAATTAGTTAAAGAGGATGGGAAAGTTACAAAAGAAGAGTTAGAGGCTGTCAATGCAGTTTTAGATAAACGTGTAAATAATTTAGGAGTGGCAGAGTCTAATTTACAAACCTTAGGACGAGATCAATTAATTTTAGAGTTACCAGGAGAGCAAAACCCTTTATCAGCTTCAAGGATATTAGGTAAAACTGCTTTATTAGAATTTAGAACTCAAAAAGAAAACACAATATCTGAACTAAATAATCTTCAAATACAGAGGATAAAAATAAACGATTTGATCGATCAATTCAATATTGATAATAAAAGAAATGTAGATATTTCTTTAAACTTTTATGATAATCTAACTGAATTAGAAAAGGATATTAATTATTCTTCTAAAAATCAGCAATTATTTGATAGATTGGTCGATACTAAAAAATTTATAAGTAATGAAATTGTAAATCTGTTCAACAAAACAGATTTATCAGGAAAAGATTTAGTAAATGCTGGTAGAAGGCAAGAGCAAACTAATAACAATTGGGAGGTTTTATTATCCTTTAGTAGTGAAGGTGGTGACAAATTTGCGGAAATTACTAAATCGATAGCAGGTACTGATCAACTTTTGTCAATTGTTCTTGATGGGGAATCTATCAGCGAAGCTAGTGTGGGAAGTCAATTTATAAATACTGGCATCACGGGTGGGTCAGCAACTATAAGTGGAAATTTTTCAGCTGAGAACGCCAGAGAACTAGAAGTTCAACTCAAAGGTGGTTCTTTGCCTTTACCTATTGAAATTGTTGAAACTAATACAATAGGTCCTTTACTTGGATCGAAAAATATTTTGAAGAGTCTTTATGCCGCTATTTGTGGATTGATGTTTGTTGGAATATTTATGATTTTTAATTATAGAATTCTTGGATTTGTTTCTGTAATTTCGTTAATTTTTTACGGGTTTTTCAACTTAGCTCTTTATTCTTTAATCCCCGTGACTTTAACATTACCAGGAATTGCTGGATTAATTTTAAGTATTGGTATGGCCGTAGATGCAAATGTTTTAATTTTTGAAAGGATTAGAGAAGAACTTTTAAATGGTAATACTCTTATAAGATCAATTGATAGTGGATTCCTAAGAGCTAATTCATCCATTATCGATGGTCATATTACAACCCTTGTAAGTTGTTTAGTTTTGTTTTTCTTAGGAACTAATTTTGTAAAAGGATTTGCTGCAACACTTGGCATTGGTGTTGTGATAAGTTTATTTACCTCATTAAATTGCTCCAAAACAATTTTAAGATTTTTGACTACTTATCAATCTTTAAGACAAAAAAATCTGTATTTAAATAGGTCTAATCCCCTCTAA
- a CDS encoding pyruvate dehydrogenase complex E1 component subunit beta has translation MASTLLFNALKEAIDEEMANDVNVCVMGEDVGQYGGSYKVTKDLYEKYGELRVLDTPIAENSFTGMAVGAAMTGLRPIVEGMNMGFLLLAFNQISNNMGMLRYTSGGNYKIPAVVRGPGGVGRQLGAEHSQRLEAYFHAVPGIKIVACSTPTNAKGLMKAAIRDNNPVLFFEHVLLYNLSEELPEGDYICSLDQADIVKEGKDITILTYSRMRHHCLKAIEELDKKNIDVELIDLISLKPFDMKTISKSIKKTNNVIIVEECMKTGGIGAELIALITEECFDDLDHRPIRLSSQDIPTPYNGNLENLTIIQPHQIVEKVEEIINGSI, from the coding sequence GTGGCTAGTACTTTATTATTTAATGCTTTGAAAGAAGCAATTGATGAAGAGATGGCAAATGATGTAAACGTTTGCGTTATGGGAGAAGATGTAGGCCAATATGGTGGTTCTTATAAAGTCACTAAAGATCTATATGAAAAATATGGCGAATTAAGAGTTTTAGATACTCCAATTGCCGAAAATAGTTTTACGGGGATGGCAGTTGGTGCTGCAATGACAGGATTAAGACCGATAGTGGAAGGTATGAACATGGGATTTCTACTATTAGCCTTTAATCAAATTTCTAATAATATGGGCATGCTCAGATATACAAGTGGGGGCAATTATAAAATACCTGCAGTTGTTCGTGGCCCTGGCGGTGTTGGGAGACAACTAGGCGCTGAACATAGTCAAAGATTAGAGGCTTACTTTCACGCAGTTCCTGGGATCAAGATAGTTGCTTGTAGTACCCCCACAAATGCAAAAGGATTAATGAAAGCTGCTATAAGGGACAATAATCCCGTTTTATTTTTTGAACATGTCCTTTTATACAATTTATCTGAGGAATTGCCTGAGGGAGATTATATCTGTTCTTTAGATCAAGCTGACATAGTCAAAGAGGGGAAAGATATTACGATTCTTACCTATTCAAGAATGAGACATCATTGTTTAAAAGCTATTGAAGAGTTAGATAAGAAGAATATCGATGTCGAATTAATAGATCTGATAAGTTTAAAACCTTTTGATATGAAAACAATTTCGAAATCTATTAAAAAAACTAATAATGTAATTATTGTAGAAGAATGTATGAAAACTGGAGGAATTGGAGCAGAATTGATTGCTTTGATTACAGAAGAATGTTTTGATGATCTTGATCATAGACCTATAAGATTATCTAGTCAGGATATTCCTACTCCTTATAATGGTAATTTAGAAAATTTAACAATAATTCAACCGCATCAAATAGTCGAAAAAGTAGAAGAAATAATCAATGGGAGTATTTAA
- a CDS encoding DUF3082 domain-containing protein yields the protein MNNEKSSNINDVIKNQNIPEKGPLSFITGSLTSFLLCLFFYFISNKIAIYFAIHKPSNTSEIVQSISSSINTLIIGLSFLLTFSFAFIGLGLFIVFIRSFLVKKK from the coding sequence ATGAATAATGAAAAATCATCCAATATTAACGATGTTATTAAAAATCAAAATATCCCTGAAAAAGGCCCCTTAAGTTTTATAACTGGTTCATTAACAAGTTTTCTTCTTTGTCTATTTTTTTATTTTATAAGTAATAAAATTGCAATTTATTTTGCAATTCACAAACCATCCAATACATCCGAAATCGTACAAAGTATATCTTCTAGCATTAATACATTAATTATTGGTTTGTCTTTCTTATTAACCTTTTCCTTTGCTTTTATAGGTTTAGGTCTTTTTATTGTATTTATTCGAAGTTTTTTGGTTAAAAAAAAATAA
- the ispE gene encoding 4-(cytidine 5'-diphospho)-2-C-methyl-D-erythritol kinase has product MTKLSTTKICVKSPAKINLHLEIIGKREDGYHELAMIMQNIDLFDYIEFENNQIGDIELKSNNKDLSLKDDNLIIKAANYVKDISKKKDLGANIFLKKNIPIGAGLAGGSSNAAATIIGLNKLWDLDLDNETMLSLSSKLGSDVPFFINGGCQFCFGRGEILENYNSKFDYGVILLKNPNISISTADTYKKYSKEYCSNFLTESEKTNDIRNDLRINGFNDLNSSNQIIKVKNDLQIIVEKENDSVKKALYLLSNLQNCLSFSMSGSGPTCFALFKDINKANEVFEQNHKMFNNNGFEAWVCKLINSGITFL; this is encoded by the coding sequence ATGACAAAATTATCTACAACTAAAATTTGTGTGAAATCACCTGCGAAGATAAACCTCCATCTTGAAATTATCGGAAAAAGAGAGGATGGATATCATGAATTAGCAATGATAATGCAGAATATTGATCTTTTTGACTATATAGAATTTGAGAATAATCAAATAGGTGATATTGAATTAAAGTCTAATAACAAAGATTTAAGTCTCAAGGATGATAACTTAATAATAAAAGCAGCAAATTATGTAAAAGATATATCAAAAAAAAAAGATTTAGGAGCTAATATCTTTCTTAAAAAAAATATTCCTATTGGTGCTGGTTTAGCTGGAGGTTCCAGCAATGCAGCCGCAACAATAATTGGACTTAATAAATTATGGGATTTGGATCTTGATAACGAAACTATGCTTTCACTTTCCTCAAAACTAGGATCAGATGTACCTTTTTTTATAAACGGAGGATGCCAATTTTGTTTTGGAAGGGGAGAAATTCTTGAAAATTATAATTCTAAATTTGATTATGGCGTAATACTCTTAAAAAATCCAAATATTTCAATCTCAACTGCAGATACTTACAAAAAATATAGTAAGGAATATTGCTCAAATTTTTTAACTGAATCTGAAAAAACAAATGATATCAGAAATGATTTGAGAATAAACGGATTTAATGATCTTAATTCTTCAAATCAGATTATAAAAGTAAAAAATGATTTACAAATTATCGTTGAAAAAGAAAATGATTCTGTAAAGAAGGCATTATATCTTCTCTCAAATTTGCAAAATTGTTTATCTTTTTCAATGAGTGGATCTGGCCCAACATGTTTTGCTCTTTTTAAAGATATAAATAAGGCTAATGAAGTTTTTGAACAAAATCATAAAATGTTTAATAATAATGGATTTGAAGCGTGGGTCTGTAAATTAATTAATAGTGGCATAACCTTTTTGTAA
- the rsmA gene encoding 16S rRNA (adenine(1518)-N(6)/adenine(1519)-N(6))-dimethyltransferase RsmA yields MNFKNHHQKKRFGQHWLVNNLILEKIKEVAELDEKDFILEIGPGKGALTSKLLDSKISRLHAVELDKDLIDLLNNKFRNDKKFSLQQGDILSTNLDSINKKITKVIANIPYNITGPILDIFIGRLGIVSKNNYKKIIFLMQKDVVDRILSKESSKNAGAMSVRMQLISNIKRICDVPPSSFNPPPKVFSSLVVFEPLRPEKRLDIKLERYIDKLLQISFNSRRKMIRNTLNSILSEDEIKKLAELSEICFNSRPQDISINKWIKLAEGCIKITNKN; encoded by the coding sequence ATGAATTTTAAGAACCATCATCAAAAAAAAAGATTTGGACAACATTGGTTGGTTAATAATTTAATATTGGAAAAAATAAAAGAAGTCGCTGAACTCGATGAAAAAGATTTTATTCTAGAAATTGGTCCGGGAAAAGGGGCTTTAACATCGAAATTGTTAGATTCAAAAATTAGTAGATTACATGCCGTCGAATTGGATAAAGATTTAATTGACCTTTTAAATAATAAATTTAGAAATGATAAAAAGTTTTCACTTCAACAAGGCGATATCCTTTCAACAAATCTTGACTCCATAAATAAAAAAATTACAAAAGTGATTGCAAATATTCCTTATAATATTACAGGTCCAATATTGGATATTTTTATTGGAAGATTAGGAATAGTTAGTAAGAATAATTACAAGAAAATAATTTTCTTAATGCAGAAGGATGTTGTGGATAGGATTTTATCTAAAGAAAGTAGTAAGAATGCAGGAGCTATGAGTGTGAGGATGCAACTTATCTCTAACATAAAAAGAATATGCGATGTGCCTCCATCATCTTTTAACCCACCTCCAAAAGTATTTTCTTCTTTGGTTGTTTTTGAACCATTGAGGCCTGAGAAACGATTAGATATTAAACTAGAGAGATATATAGATAAACTTCTTCAAATTTCATTTAATTCAAGAAGAAAAATGATTAGAAATACTCTTAATTCAATCCTCTCAGAGGATGAGATTAAGAAATTAGCTGAATTATCTGAAATATGCTTTAATTCAAGACCTCAAGATATTTCAATTAATAAATGGATTAAGCTTGCAGAGGGATGTATTAAAATAACAAATAAGAATTAG
- a CDS encoding 23S rRNA (pseudouridine(1915)-N(3))-methyltransferase RlmH has protein sequence MLKANRLSIYAIGKIKKKWIREGINQYKKRMPDLIINESKSFNIDNIRVNNIIICLTEEGKSFSSTELTSLLLNFKNKKINFLIGDADGIPSDIKDKSHLLLSLSPLTFPHELARLILVEQIYRVISISNGSPYHRA, from the coding sequence ATGCTTAAGGCTAACAGGCTATCAATATATGCTATTGGTAAAATTAAAAAAAAATGGATAAGAGAAGGAATTAATCAATACAAAAAAAGAATGCCTGATCTTATTATTAATGAATCCAAGAGTTTTAATATAGATAATATTCGAGTTAATAATATTATTATTTGCCTTACTGAAGAAGGTAAATCTTTTAGTTCAACTGAACTAACCTCCTTACTTTTGAATTTTAAAAATAAAAAAATTAATTTTCTCATTGGAGATGCCGATGGAATTCCTTCAGATATTAAAGACAAATCACATCTTCTACTAAGCCTCTCTCCTCTTACTTTTCCTCATGAACTTGCAAGATTAATTCTAGTCGAACAAATTTATAGAGTTATTTCTATTTCTAATGGTTCGCCTTACCATCGTGCCTAA
- a CDS encoding LexA family protein, protein MHSSDLTFKKVKIPLLSDSVSAGFPSPADDYTEENIDLNEHLISNPFSTFFLRVKGDSMINSGIKDKDLIIVDKSLTAKPGNIIIAMIDGEFTIKRLSIRNNELYLKAENHNYPDFSFRNHVDIQIWGVVIYSIHSYL, encoded by the coding sequence ATGCATTCTTCTGATTTGACTTTTAAAAAGGTGAAAATTCCATTATTAAGTGATTCGGTCTCAGCAGGTTTCCCATCTCCTGCAGATGACTATACTGAGGAAAATATTGATTTGAATGAGCATTTAATATCTAATCCTTTTAGTACTTTTTTTCTTAGAGTTAAAGGTGACTCAATGATAAATTCAGGAATTAAAGATAAAGATTTAATAATAGTAGATAAGAGTTTAACTGCTAAACCAGGGAATATCATCATTGCGATGATAGATGGAGAATTTACAATAAAAAGATTATCTATAAGAAATAATGAATTATATTTAAAAGCAGAAAATCATAATTACCCGGACTTCAGTTTTAGGAATCATGTTGATATACAGATTTGGGGAGTTGTAATTTATTCAATACATAGTTACTTATGA
- a CDS encoding Y-family DNA polymerase, translating into MKSKSSITEAIALIDANNFYASCEQSINPHLRNKPVVILSNNDGCIIARSPEARALRIKMGIPYFKVKKKLNSLGVAVLSSNYSLYGDMSKRLMNLLKDYSEEIEIYSIDEAFVSILRPKDKNLNPWARKVRCLIYQNLGITLTIGIAENKVRAKIANKLAKNIDSSAGIFDLVRIHDETNYLRKISVGKVWGVGKQTSNWLQSKGIKNVNELRDMDENEIIKKLGIIGKRLQLELRGEKCLPIETSKKPKKEIQVSRSFGKPITKLEDLTQALAIYAIKASEKMRNQNLKSSTITIFTRTSHYSNHAYQKSAYKKLINATDNTSTILKIVVELSKEIYTPGYKLSKAGVLMQDLTNCKYLQKSIINNEFQEDSKKTIRLMKTIDSLNKRYNNEVITWAIAKKQQVWAMNRNSLSSGSTTDIKKIPNIIK; encoded by the coding sequence ATGAAAAGCAAAAGCTCAATTACTGAAGCAATAGCTCTCATAGATGCTAATAATTTTTACGCATCATGCGAACAAAGTATTAATCCACATTTAAGGAATAAACCAGTAGTAATCCTATCTAATAATGATGGATGCATTATCGCAAGAAGTCCTGAAGCTCGTGCTTTGAGAATCAAAATGGGAATTCCTTATTTTAAAGTAAAAAAAAAATTGAATAGCTTAGGAGTAGCAGTTTTAAGTTCAAATTACTCTCTCTATGGAGATATGAGCAAGAGATTAATGAATTTATTAAAGGATTATTCTGAAGAGATCGAGATTTACTCTATAGATGAAGCCTTTGTCTCAATTCTGAGACCTAAAGATAAAAATTTAAATCCTTGGGCAAGAAAAGTAAGGTGCTTAATATATCAAAATTTAGGAATAACTTTAACAATCGGAATAGCAGAAAACAAAGTAAGAGCAAAAATTGCTAATAAACTAGCTAAGAATATAGATTCTTCAGCAGGAATATTTGATTTAGTCAGAATCCATGATGAGACTAATTACTTAAGAAAAATTAGTGTGGGAAAGGTATGGGGTGTCGGGAAACAAACATCTAATTGGTTACAGAGCAAAGGGATTAAAAATGTCAATGAATTAAGAGATATGGATGAAAATGAAATCATTAAGAAATTAGGTATTATCGGGAAAAGATTACAACTTGAATTAAGAGGAGAGAAATGTCTTCCGATAGAAACAAGTAAGAAGCCAAAGAAAGAGATTCAAGTAAGTAGAAGCTTTGGTAAGCCAATTACAAAATTAGAAGATTTGACTCAAGCATTAGCAATTTATGCAATAAAGGCATCCGAGAAAATGAGAAATCAAAATTTAAAATCATCTACCATTACTATATTTACAAGAACTAGTCATTATTCAAATCATGCTTATCAAAAAAGTGCTTATAAAAAACTTATCAATGCAACAGATAACACAAGTACTATTTTAAAAATAGTAGTTGAATTATCTAAAGAGATTTATACGCCGGGATATAAATTATCTAAAGCTGGAGTTTTAATGCAGGATTTAACTAATTGCAAATATTTACAAAAATCAATTATCAATAATGAATTTCAAGAAGACTCAAAAAAAACTATACGACTTATGAAAACAATTGACTCCTTGAATAAAAGATATAATAATGAAGTAATTACTTGGGCAATTGCAAAAAAACAACAAGTATGGGCAATGAATAGAAATTCATTAAGTTCCGGATCTACAACAGATATTAAAAAAATTCCAAATATAATTAAATAA